One stretch of Nodularia sp. LEGE 06071 DNA includes these proteins:
- a CDS encoding DUF4276 family protein has translation MIRVNVFVEGQTEETFVRELLYEHFQRQNIYLTPILVRTSSRGKGGIVRYEKIKPQLHRKCLEDSSAFVTTMFDLYALPKDFPGKNSLPNTNDPFKKAEYLEQAMSADIGQKNFIPNLLLHEFEALLYSNPTAFKGCFIKA, from the coding sequence ATGATTCGAGTCAATGTTTTTGTGGAAGGACAGACAGAAGAAACTTTTGTCAGAGAATTGCTTTATGAGCATTTTCAGCGACAAAACATTTACCTCACTCCTATCCTGGTGCGAACTAGCTCAAGAGGGAAAGGTGGTATAGTCAGGTATGAAAAAATAAAACCGCAATTGCATCGAAAATGTCTTGAGGATAGTTCGGCATTCGTCACGACAATGTTTGATTTGTATGCCTTACCAAAAGACTTTCCTGGAAAAAATTCTCTGCCAAATACGAATGACCCATTTAAGAAAGCTGAATATCTGGAACAAGCAATGAGCGCAGATATTGGACAAAAAAATTTTATCCCCAATTTATTACTACATGAGTTTGAGGCACTTTTGTACAGCAATCCAACCGCCTTTAAGGGATGTTTTATCAAAGCATAG
- a CDS encoding DUF4276 family protein gives MFYQSIVDQLQRERDLFPSPEHINESPMTAPSKRIISCCPRYDKPLHGSLIAIDIGLDIIRQQCQHFDKWLTHLENIIL, from the coding sequence ATGTTTTATCAAAGCATAGTAGACCAGCTACAGCGTGAGCGTGATTTGTTTCCTTCACCTGAACATATCAATGAAAGTCCGATGACAGCACCATCCAAAAGAATTATCAGTTGTTGCCCTAGATATGATAAACCATTACATGGATCTCTAATTGCCATAGATATAGGATTAGATATAATCCGTCAACAGTGTCAGCATTTTGATAAATGGTTAACGCATCTTGAAAACATTATATTGTAA
- a CDS encoding AAA family ATPase has protein sequence MTKLSSEKQLSRIILKGFKSIAECDIQLSELNILIGCNGAGKSNFIGFFRMVQQILDEQLQLFVSRQGGPDTILHFGRKKTKQLEIELYFGNNAYFATFEPTQDNRLMFSQESFWWKMGGGRKIGSGHFETKASEGNKTQIDDYILPTMRQWRVYHFHDTSDTAYVKQPHSINDNIYLRPDGSNLAAFLYLLKETYPDSYQRIIKTVRLVAPFFGDFCLRPSPQNKEVIELEWFEQNQNIPFKSHLFSDGTLRFICLATVFLQPSSLQPETILVDEPELGLHPYAITVLASLMRAISREKQVIVSTQSVELLNEFDAKDVIVVDREDGKSLLRRLKADDLDEWLEDYSLGELWKKNILGGRPSR, from the coding sequence ATGACAAAATTGAGCAGTGAAAAGCAACTCTCAAGAATTATTTTAAAGGGTTTTAAATCCATCGCCGAATGTGACATCCAGCTTTCTGAACTCAATATACTTATTGGCTGTAATGGTGCTGGTAAATCTAACTTTATCGGCTTTTTTCGCATGGTGCAACAGATACTTGATGAACAGTTGCAACTTTTTGTAAGTCGCCAAGGTGGCCCAGATACAATCTTACATTTTGGTCGAAAAAAAACCAAACAACTAGAAATTGAGCTTTACTTTGGCAACAACGCATATTTTGCCACCTTTGAACCAACTCAAGATAATCGTCTCATGTTTTCCCAAGAGTCTTTTTGGTGGAAGATGGGCGGTGGGCGTAAAATCGGCAGTGGTCATTTTGAAACTAAAGCGTCAGAGGGTAATAAAACTCAAATTGACGACTACATATTACCTACTATGCGACAATGGCGTGTTTACCATTTCCATGATACCAGTGACACGGCTTATGTGAAGCAACCACATAGTATTAATGATAATATTTACCTGCGCCCAGATGGAAGTAATCTAGCCGCTTTTTTGTATTTATTAAAAGAGACTTATCCTGATTCTTATCAACGAATTATTAAAACAGTTAGACTGGTTGCTCCTTTTTTTGGCGATTTTTGTTTACGACCTTCTCCACAAAATAAGGAAGTAATAGAACTAGAATGGTTTGAGCAAAATCAAAATATTCCCTTCAAATCTCATCTTTTTTCTGATGGAACACTGCGTTTTATCTGTTTAGCAACGGTATTTTTACAACCGAGTTCTCTACAACCCGAAACGATTTTAGTTGATGAACCTGAGTTAGGTCTTCACCCTTATGCAATTACTGTATTGGCATCATTAATGCGTGCAATTTCCAGAGAAAAGCAAGTTATTGTTTCCACTCAATCAGTTGAACTATTAAATGAATTTGATGCTAAAGATGTAATTGTTGTGGATAGAGAAGATGGGAAATCATTACTTCGTAGATTAAAGGCAGATGATTTAGATGAGTGGTTGGAAGACTATAGTTTAGGAGAATTGTGGAAAAAGAACATCCTGGGAGGAAGACCTTCAAGATGA
- a CDS encoding SemiSWEET transporter produces the protein MEFITILGLCAATLTTSAFLPQMWKTWQSKSAKDVSYVMLITFMSGLFLWLIYGIYLKSLPIILANSFTLFFNFIILWLKIKYR, from the coding sequence ATGGAATTTATCACAATCTTAGGATTATGTGCAGCCACATTAACAACCAGCGCCTTCCTACCACAAATGTGGAAAACATGGCAAAGCAAATCAGCAAAAGATGTGTCTTACGTCATGCTGATTACATTTATGAGTGGTCTATTTTTATGGTTAATATATGGAATTTATTTAAAATCTTTACCAATTATTTTGGCTAACAGCTTCACCTTATTTTTCAACTTCATAATTCTATGGCTTAAAATTAAATATAGATAA